From one Coffea eugenioides isolate CCC68of chromosome 11, Ceug_1.0, whole genome shotgun sequence genomic stretch:
- the LOC113754305 gene encoding transmembrane protein 53: protein MGTLSGNLQRPIIAASAVCIASISSDFREKFWPNKSSETCSSSEQSSSSSSLLSVSLDAQKSSWVSKVSVSKLANLAFATRIRVPVPDIYSRIPVSSSCSFPGWLYSSVASSPALINSYQSAELAKAAKPASYVYDVNSSPSEVLYRWHLPEPKAVDVSGSSDCSSVKSRTVVVLLGWLGAKQKHLNRYAEWYTSRGFHAITFTFPMSEILSYQVGGKAEQDIELLVNHLADWLEEDGKNLVFHTFSNTGWLTYGVVLEKLQRSDPNLMGRIKGCIVDSAPVAAPDPQVWASGFSAAFLKKNSVATKGATSEQSANMSKRNKTIVGEAKPELTETALLVVLKKFFEVVLNLPTVNRRLSDVLSLLTSQQPSCPQLYIYSSADRVIPAGSVESFIDGQRKNGRKVRACNFISTPHVDHFRNDPKLYSSQLTQFLDDCVLTCCRNS from the exons ATGGGTACCTTGTCTGGGAACCTTCAAAGGCCCATAATTGCAGCCTCTGCTGTTTGCATAGCTTCTATTTCATCTGATTTTCGTGAAAAATTTTGGCCGAATAAATCATCAGAAACATGTTCTTCCTCAGAACAATCGAGTTCGTCTTCGTCTTTGTTATCTGTTTCGTTAGATGCACAAAAATCATCTTGGGTGTCTAAGGTATCAGTATCAAAGCTTGCTAACTTGGCATTTGCGACAAGAATTCGTGTTCCCGTGCCTGACATATATAGCCGCATACCTGTCTCAAGTTCTTGCTCTTTTCCTGGATGGTTATATTCGTCTGTAGCCTCGTCCCCTGCTTTAATTAACTCATATCAATCGGCTGAGTTGGCGAAAGCCGCCAAGCCGGCTTCTTACGTGTATGATGTGAATTCCTCACCATCAGAGGTATTGTATAGATGGCATTTGCCAGAGCCAAAGGCTGTTGATGTATCTGGTAGTTCTGATTGTTCATCAGTAAAATCTAGGACAGTGGTGGTTTTGCTTGGGTGGTTAGGTGCAAAGCAGAAGCATCTGAATAGATATGCAGAGTGGTACACCTCGAGAGGTTTTCATGCCATTACGTTTACATTCCCAATGTCCGAGATTCTAAGCTATCAAGTTGGAGGAAAAGCTGAGCAAGATATAGAATTGCTTGTTAACCATTTGGCTGATTGGTTGGAAGAGGATGGGAAGAACTTGGTATTTCACACTTTCAGCAATACAGGGTGGTTGAC ATATGGTGTTGTCTTGGAGAAGCTTCAGAGAAGTGATCCAAACTTAATGGGAAGGATTAAGGGCTGTATTGTGGATTCTGCTCCTGTTGCAGCTCCTGATCCACAG GTCTGGGCTTCTGGATTCTCTGCAGCTTTTCTGAAAAAGAATAGTGTTGCAACAAAAGGTGCAACGAGTGAGCAAAGTGCAAATAtgtcaaaaagaaacaaaactattgTGGGAGAAGCCAAGCCTGAGTTGACTGAAACTGCACTCTTAGTGGTCCTCAAGAAGTTTTTTGAGGTGGTTTTGAATCTTCCTACAGTAAATAG GAGGTTGTCTGATGTTCTTAGTTTGTTGACATCACAACAACCTAGCTGTCCACAGCTATATATTTACAGCTCTGCAGATAGAGTCATTCCTGCCGGATCGGTTGAATCCTTTATTGATGGCCAGCGGAAGAATGGGCGCAAGGTCAGAGCCTGCAACTTCATTTCCACACCCCATGTCGACCATTTCCGGAATGACCCAAAATTGTATTCTTCTCAGCTCACACAGTTTTTAGATGATTGTGTGCTGACTTGCTGCAGAAATTCTTAA